In Paludisphaera rhizosphaerae, one DNA window encodes the following:
- a CDS encoding sugar phosphate isomerase/epimerase family protein codes for MYACWNARAVGLTMTAADAIETAARADFEGIDLLVRDIVDSGANVPSLRRRMDALGLRGGGWTLPMNWKNEAEAFEVDLAKLPRYAAAAAELGLLRTGTWVRYESDPIGDDALADPDRCRAEVTRSLAWQTERLARIAEVLNREGSRLGLEILGSRSERTGKGVVLTSSYEELLRTFNALRQALPNVGVLADAYHLYASGEPATAALGWGCDSLVWVHLADPANPDRSTMRDVERRLPGESVEGLSRQLLTLMAECGYDGPVTAEPLMQSRSFNSSEPLARAQATRESLRRVWP; via the coding sequence GTGTACGCTTGCTGGAACGCTCGGGCCGTCGGACTGACCATGACCGCCGCGGATGCCATCGAGACCGCCGCCAGGGCGGACTTCGAGGGGATCGACCTGCTCGTCCGCGATATCGTCGACTCAGGCGCGAACGTGCCCTCGCTCCGGCGAAGGATGGACGCCCTGGGTTTGCGCGGGGGCGGATGGACGCTCCCCATGAACTGGAAGAACGAAGCGGAGGCCTTCGAGGTCGACCTGGCCAAGCTCCCCCGATATGCTGCGGCCGCGGCGGAACTCGGCCTGCTCCGAACGGGAACCTGGGTTCGCTATGAGTCGGACCCGATCGGCGATGATGCGCTCGCGGATCCCGACCGTTGCCGTGCGGAAGTCACACGATCTCTGGCCTGGCAGACCGAGCGTTTGGCCCGGATCGCCGAAGTGCTGAACAGGGAGGGGAGCCGGCTCGGTCTGGAGATCCTGGGCTCACGCTCCGAGCGCACGGGGAAGGGCGTTGTGTTGACTTCCTCGTACGAGGAGTTGTTGCGAACCTTCAATGCCCTGCGTCAGGCGCTGCCGAACGTGGGCGTACTTGCCGACGCGTACCACCTGTATGCGTCCGGCGAGCCAGCGACGGCGGCCCTTGGGTGGGGCTGCGATTCCTTGGTCTGGGTTCATCTGGCGGATCCCGCCAACCCGGATCGGTCGACGATGCGCGACGTCGAACGTCGGCTGCCGGGCGAATCGGTCGAGGGCCTCAGCCGACAGCTTCTCACGCTGATGGCCGAATGCGGCTACGACGGTCCAGTCACGGCGGAACCGCTGATGCAATCCCGTTCATTCAACTCGTCCGAGCCCCTGGCGCGAGCCCAGGCGACGCGCGAGTCCCTACGGCGGGTGTGGCCTTAA
- a CDS encoding metallophosphoesterase yields MKVWAVSDLHLSFGRPDRRERFADRWRNHAAKIEAAWRESISRTDVVLIPGDVSSARNHRDLQPDLNWLESLPGLKILSPGNHDGWWNNLAKIRAMLRPSLRALEGDALKVDDVVVAGARSAPVPHRDDADAPATRAAVDRAVAGLDAALNDAAKLRESPEQPLIMLWHFPPFDAYGRAGPWVERLEAAGVTHCVYGHLHTQTQWATAVQGTRQGVRYQCAAADAIGFRPIRVLEI; encoded by the coding sequence ATGAAGGTCTGGGCCGTTTCGGACCTCCACCTTTCGTTCGGCCGTCCCGATCGCCGCGAGCGTTTCGCGGACCGATGGCGGAATCACGCCGCGAAGATCGAGGCCGCCTGGCGCGAGTCCATCAGTCGAACCGACGTCGTCCTGATCCCAGGCGACGTCTCGTCGGCGCGCAATCACAGGGACCTCCAACCCGACCTCAACTGGCTCGAATCGCTCCCGGGTCTCAAAATCCTCTCGCCGGGCAACCACGACGGCTGGTGGAACAACCTGGCCAAGATTCGCGCCATGCTTCGCCCCTCGTTGCGAGCCCTCGAAGGCGACGCCTTGAAGGTCGACGACGTCGTCGTCGCTGGAGCCCGATCGGCCCCCGTCCCCCACCGCGATGACGCGGACGCCCCCGCGACTCGCGCGGCCGTCGACAGGGCCGTCGCCGGACTCGACGCCGCTCTCAACGACGCGGCGAAGCTTCGCGAAAGCCCGGAACAGCCTTTGATCATGCTTTGGCATTTCCCTCCGTTCGACGCTTACGGTCGGGCCGGGCCGTGGGTCGAACGGTTGGAGGCGGCCGGCGTCACCCACTGCGTCTACGGGCACCTCCATACTCAGACCCAATGGGCCACTGCCGTTCAGGGAACGCGCCAGGGCGTTCGCTATCAGTGCGCGGCCGCGGATGCGATCGGCTTTCGGCCAATCCGCGTGCTCGAGATCTGA
- a CDS encoding DUF1571 domain-containing protein, with the protein MNRDRSGGAAVAGSRRILVGSLGKRRTAAFLALSVALAAACPMGDDPKAKSDGDPKIALTDVASRSAPRGDAAASIAPESPCARAVRIIRECQTRFAEVKDYTCTFYKRERIGDKLTDMNVMSMKMRNQPQSVYFKFHQPNKGREAIYVEGKNDGYVLAHDVGFTKFLAGTMRLDPNGARAMENCRHPVTKAGIGNLIQTVVDRWGSELSELESVVLFDPKMRLGSSPCLLIEAIHPEKKPQFMFHKVRLFIDEALGLPIRYEAYDWPNKTGETPELLEEYAYEGVKLNVGLGEADFDAANKLYSFGRF; encoded by the coding sequence ATGAATCGAGATCGATCCGGAGGAGCGGCAGTAGCGGGATCGCGACGCATCCTCGTCGGGTCGCTCGGTAAACGCAGGACCGCCGCCTTCCTGGCGCTTTCGGTGGCTCTCGCCGCCGCCTGCCCCATGGGCGATGACCCCAAGGCGAAGTCCGACGGCGATCCGAAGATCGCGCTCACCGACGTCGCCTCTCGGAGCGCCCCAAGAGGAGACGCAGCCGCCTCCATCGCGCCGGAGAGCCCTTGCGCCCGGGCCGTCCGGATCATCCGCGAGTGCCAGACCCGGTTCGCCGAGGTCAAGGATTACACCTGCACGTTCTACAAGCGGGAACGCATCGGCGACAAGCTGACGGACATGAACGTCATGTCGATGAAGATGCGGAACCAGCCTCAGAGCGTCTACTTCAAGTTCCACCAGCCGAACAAGGGACGCGAGGCGATCTACGTCGAAGGCAAGAACGATGGATACGTCCTGGCGCACGACGTCGGATTCACCAAGTTCCTCGCCGGCACGATGCGGCTGGACCCGAACGGCGCCCGCGCGATGGAGAACTGCCGCCACCCCGTCACCAAGGCCGGGATCGGCAACCTGATCCAGACCGTCGTCGACCGCTGGGGCTCCGAGCTGAGCGAGCTGGAATCCGTCGTCCTCTTCGATCCCAAGATGCGGCTCGGCTCCTCACCCTGCCTGCTCATCGAGGCGATTCACCCCGAAAAGAAGCCGCAGTTCATGTTTCACAAGGTTCGGCTCTTCATCGATGAAGCGCTCGGCCTGCCGATCCGCTACGAAGCCTATGACTGGCCCAACAAAACCGGCGAAACCCCTGAGCTGCTCGAAGAGTACGCCTATGAGGGGGTCAAGCTCAACGTGGGGCTCGGCGAAGCGGACTTCGACGCCGCGAACAAGCTCTACTCCTTTGGGCGTTTTTAA
- a CDS encoding PQQ-like beta-propeller repeat protein, translating into MTRRLALVWAISLSCWAGTSTQAQSTVAGTPLPSRTALSRLGLERQWITMAPVAGTERVLRISRGQDLLFVQTSEGILHVYEAETGKPRWSVQIGERSTRALSISQNSYAVFASSANVLSAMDKATGRVIWRENLSVLPTSGTAANDEHLLVGLESGMVRCYDLKEAQPKGPDRIRAKPVIAWDVATGGPIHTRPLISDQLACFGSSDGKTYVNLTHAATPLFRIPTGGPIGKELASHDTRVLLIPSADHDLYAVDVLTAKVLWTFPTGAPISQGPIVAQDEIFVINDGGALSLVENKTGSARWTTSTDEGSLLGVSPTKVYLLSQDNDLIVVARDSGKTLLDPAATYQRAGLNLREFTLNFPAKLDDRLFLATPSGVLICLREIGATTPHLLRHPESKPFGYVPPEGIKALPNPFEEAPATPADPNAPAPAEGNPVESEPKS; encoded by the coding sequence ATGACCCGCCGACTCGCTCTAGTCTGGGCGATCTCGCTCTCGTGCTGGGCGGGAACGAGCACCCAGGCTCAATCCACCGTTGCGGGGACGCCCTTGCCCTCGCGCACGGCGCTCTCCCGGCTGGGGCTGGAACGCCAGTGGATCACCATGGCGCCCGTGGCCGGCACCGAGCGGGTGCTGCGGATCAGCCGGGGCCAGGACCTCTTGTTCGTCCAGACGAGCGAAGGGATTCTCCACGTCTATGAGGCGGAGACCGGTAAGCCGCGCTGGTCCGTCCAGATCGGAGAACGGTCGACGAGGGCGCTGTCGATTTCCCAGAACTCGTACGCGGTTTTCGCCTCTAGCGCGAACGTTCTGTCCGCGATGGATAAGGCCACTGGCCGGGTGATCTGGCGTGAGAACCTCTCGGTGCTCCCCACGAGCGGCACCGCGGCGAACGACGAACACCTGCTCGTCGGCCTTGAGAGCGGCATGGTTCGTTGCTATGACCTGAAGGAAGCCCAGCCGAAAGGGCCCGACAGGATTCGGGCGAAGCCGGTGATCGCCTGGGACGTCGCTACGGGCGGCCCCATCCACACGCGCCCGCTGATCTCGGACCAACTCGCCTGCTTCGGCAGCAGCGATGGAAAGACTTACGTCAACCTCACCCACGCGGCGACACCCCTCTTCCGGATCCCCACGGGGGGCCCCATCGGCAAGGAGTTGGCTTCGCATGACACGCGAGTGCTGCTGATCCCCTCGGCCGACCACGACCTCTACGCGGTCGACGTCCTCACGGCCAAGGTCCTCTGGACGTTCCCCACGGGAGCGCCGATCTCACAAGGGCCGATCGTCGCCCAGGACGAGATCTTCGTGATCAACGACGGGGGGGCGCTGAGTTTGGTTGAAAACAAGACGGGTTCCGCCCGCTGGACGACCTCCACGGACGAGGGGAGCCTGCTGGGTGTGAGCCCCACCAAGGTCTATCTGCTGTCGCAGGACAACGACCTCATCGTCGTGGCCCGCGACTCCGGCAAGACGCTCCTCGATCCCGCGGCGACCTATCAGCGCGCTGGGCTGAACCTTCGCGAATTCACGTTGAACTTCCCCGCGAAACTCGACGATCGACTTTTCCTCGCCACGCCCTCGGGGGTGCTGATTTGCCTCCGCGAGATCGGCGCGACGACCCCGCATCTTCTCCGCCATCCGGAGTCCAAGCCCTTCGGTTACGTCCCTCCGGAGGGAATCAAGGCGTTGCCGAACCCCTTTGAAGAGGCTCCCGCGACTCCGGCCGATCCAAATGCTCCTGCTCCGGCCGAAGGCAATCCGGTCGAGTCTGAGCCGAAGTCCTGA
- the rimI gene encoding ribosomal protein S18-alanine N-acetyltransferase, whose protein sequence is MSTIPTSPTQTRVHVRWMIRRDMPEVLGIEHASFEYPWCEEEFLRVLRQRNCIGMVAEQGERIVGFMIYELHRNRIHVLDFATHPDFRRQGVGRQMIAKLVGKLSSQRRNRIALLLRETNVAAQFFYKMMGFRAVEVIREHFADTGEDAYGMLYHLDESILQPPAVVNRIARQFGG, encoded by the coding sequence ATGAGCACGATACCAACCTCCCCGACGCAGACGCGGGTCCATGTCCGGTGGATGATTCGCCGCGACATGCCTGAAGTCCTGGGGATCGAGCACGCGAGCTTCGAGTACCCCTGGTGCGAGGAGGAGTTCCTTCGGGTGCTCCGACAGCGGAACTGCATCGGCATGGTGGCCGAGCAGGGGGAGCGGATCGTCGGGTTCATGATCTATGAACTGCATCGAAACCGCATTCACGTTCTGGATTTCGCTACCCATCCGGACTTCCGTCGGCAGGGGGTGGGACGCCAGATGATCGCCAAGCTGGTCGGCAAGCTCTCCAGCCAGCGGCGCAATCGGATCGCCCTGCTTCTCCGCGAGACGAACGTCGCCGCCCAGTTCTTCTATAAGATGATGGGCTTCCGCGCCGTCGAGGTCATCCGCGAGCACTTTGCGGATACCGGCGAGGACGCTTACGGGATGCTCTACCACCTGGACGAGTCGATCCTGCAGCCCCCGGCCGTGGTCAACCGGATCGCTCGCCAGTTCGGCGGCTGA
- a CDS encoding ATP-dependent 6-phosphofructokinase, translated as MLTLRPQDLDIASLGPCTIPSPLIRLRDVGFVDDDSRIRLEHRVGPRFDRLPPFSVEEAGPRRDIFFDPANTCAAVVTCGGLSPGLNNVIRSVYSELSYNYEIPRVLGVRDGYMGLNPDVGLPMVEMTPGYVDHIHDLGGTVLGSSRGPQEPSVIVDTMEHEGIDLLFCVGGDGTQRGALGIAQEARRRGLRKAVVGIPKTIDNDIEFVHTSFGYFTALEKAQEVLRGAHVEARCAPNGIGLVKLMGRHSGYIAAGAALASQDANFVLIPEVPLKLEGESGFLRALERRILHKNHALVVVAEGAGQELFAAESADRDASGNVRLQDIGLYLREKILAHFRSRNIEVNLKYMDPSYFIRSVPANPSDRILSDQMARMAVHAGMAGKTDLLIGSIHNELVHVPIATAVAQKKQLDTASDLWTAVMRATGQPVW; from the coding sequence ATGCTGACGCTGCGCCCGCAGGACCTGGACATCGCGTCGCTCGGCCCCTGCACGATCCCGTCCCCCTTGATCCGGCTTCGCGACGTCGGGTTCGTCGACGATGACAGTCGGATTCGTCTGGAGCACCGTGTCGGGCCGCGGTTCGATAGGCTCCCCCCGTTCTCGGTCGAGGAAGCTGGGCCCCGTCGCGATATCTTCTTCGATCCGGCGAACACCTGCGCAGCGGTGGTCACTTGCGGCGGCCTCTCGCCGGGACTTAACAACGTCATCCGCTCGGTCTACTCGGAGTTGTCCTACAACTACGAAATCCCGCGCGTGCTGGGCGTGCGCGACGGCTACATGGGGCTCAACCCCGACGTCGGCCTGCCGATGGTCGAGATGACGCCGGGCTACGTGGATCATATTCACGACCTGGGCGGGACCGTGCTCGGATCTTCACGGGGACCGCAGGAGCCTTCCGTCATCGTCGATACGATGGAGCACGAAGGCATCGACCTGCTCTTCTGCGTCGGCGGCGACGGCACCCAACGCGGGGCTCTGGGCATCGCGCAGGAAGCCCGACGCCGAGGGCTCAGGAAGGCCGTCGTGGGAATTCCCAAGACGATCGACAACGACATCGAGTTCGTCCACACCTCGTTCGGCTACTTCACGGCTCTGGAAAAGGCGCAGGAGGTTCTCCGCGGCGCCCACGTCGAGGCTCGATGCGCCCCGAACGGGATCGGCCTGGTCAAACTTATGGGCCGGCATTCGGGATACATCGCCGCGGGGGCGGCTCTCGCCAGCCAGGATGCGAACTTCGTCCTCATCCCCGAGGTTCCCCTGAAGCTTGAGGGCGAGAGCGGATTCCTACGAGCCCTTGAACGACGTATTCTGCACAAGAACCACGCTCTCGTCGTCGTCGCGGAGGGGGCCGGTCAGGAGTTGTTCGCCGCGGAGTCGGCGGATCGGGACGCCTCGGGGAACGTCCGGCTTCAGGATATCGGCCTCTACCTGCGCGAGAAGATCCTGGCGCACTTCCGCTCTCGGAACATTGAGGTCAACCTGAAGTACATGGACCCCAGCTACTTCATCCGATCGGTGCCAGCCAACCCTTCGGACCGGATTCTCAGCGATCAGATGGCGCGCATGGCCGTCCACGCCGGGATGGCCGGCAAGACGGACCTTCTGATCGGATCGATTCACAACGAACTGGTTCACGTGCCGATCGCCACGGCGGTCGCCCAGAAGAAGCAACTCGATACCGCGAGCGACCTCTGGACGGCCGTGATGCGAGCCACCGGTCAACCGGTGTGGTAA
- the csrA gene encoding carbon storage regulator CsrA produces MLVLSRKLGEKIVIGDNIVVTVVKIDRNQIRIGIEAPHDVPVYREEIAPARPARPMEEITV; encoded by the coding sequence ATGCTGGTTCTGAGCAGGAAGCTGGGTGAAAAAATCGTCATCGGCGACAACATCGTGGTGACGGTGGTCAAGATCGACCGCAACCAGATCCGGATCGGGATTGAAGCTCCTCACGATGTTCCTGTCTACCGTGAGGAAATCGCCCCCGCCCGCCCGGCGCGCCCGATGGAAGAAATCACCGTCTGA
- the purH gene encoding bifunctional phosphoribosylaminoimidazolecarboxamide formyltransferase/IMP cyclohydrolase has protein sequence MANLESKAGWTTIRRAVLSVSDKRGLIELARTLAEAGVELIASGGTRFAIAQAGLPVVEVADYTGQPEMLDGRVKTLHPRIHGGILARRDLPEHLEALQEAGMEPIDLVVVNLYPFEQTIARPDCTFEAAVENIDIGGPSLIRGASKNHDAVAVLTDPDQYEAFLAEFRESGGTTLATRKRLAREAFAQTGAYDRAIAAYLEKQEKAEETLAGDLPTSLDLHFPLKQTLRYGENPHQKAGLYVDPQAVGPNLATAKILHGKELSYNNLLDLDSALRLVKLFDGPAACILKHNNPCGAAIADDLATAFEGAYEGDPVSAFGGIVGVNRPVDRATAELMCKPGRFLEAILAPGFEPEALEWLTTKPTWKNSVRLVDLGAPIGPTTPAPSGWDLRRIEGGMLAQGWDEQQTDPTAGEVKTKRTPTAEELRDLDFAWKICAMVKSNAIVVAKGGRLLGVGAGQMSRLDSVRIAVEKGGESVRGGVLASDAFFPFRDGPDAAAAAGITAVIQPGGSKRDAETIEACDEHGMAMIFTGRRHFRH, from the coding sequence ATGGCGAATCTTGAGTCGAAGGCGGGATGGACGACGATCCGTCGCGCCGTCCTGAGCGTATCCGACAAACGCGGCCTGATCGAGCTGGCTCGTACGCTGGCCGAAGCGGGAGTAGAACTGATTGCAAGCGGAGGGACCCGCTTCGCCATCGCGCAGGCGGGCCTGCCGGTCGTCGAGGTGGCGGATTACACCGGCCAGCCCGAGATGCTCGACGGCCGAGTCAAGACGCTGCACCCTCGGATCCACGGCGGGATCCTGGCTCGTCGCGACCTCCCCGAGCACCTGGAGGCTCTCCAGGAGGCCGGCATGGAGCCGATCGACCTCGTCGTCGTCAACCTCTACCCGTTCGAGCAGACGATCGCCCGCCCCGACTGCACCTTTGAGGCGGCTGTCGAGAACATTGACATCGGCGGCCCGTCCCTGATCCGCGGCGCGTCCAAGAATCACGACGCCGTCGCCGTTCTCACCGACCCGGATCAATACGAGGCGTTTCTCGCCGAGTTCCGCGAGTCGGGCGGCACGACCCTGGCCACCCGCAAGCGGCTGGCGCGCGAAGCGTTCGCCCAGACCGGCGCCTACGACCGCGCCATCGCCGCCTACCTGGAGAAGCAGGAGAAGGCCGAGGAAACTCTGGCAGGCGATCTGCCGACGTCGCTCGACCTCCACTTCCCCCTGAAGCAGACGCTCCGATACGGCGAGAACCCCCACCAGAAGGCGGGGCTTTACGTCGACCCCCAGGCCGTCGGTCCCAACCTGGCGACGGCCAAGATCCTTCACGGCAAGGAACTGTCGTATAACAACCTGCTCGACCTCGACAGCGCGCTGCGGCTCGTCAAGCTGTTCGATGGACCGGCGGCCTGCATCCTCAAACACAACAACCCCTGCGGCGCGGCGATCGCCGACGATCTGGCGACGGCCTTCGAAGGGGCCTATGAGGGCGACCCCGTCAGCGCGTTCGGCGGGATCGTCGGCGTCAATCGTCCGGTCGATCGCGCGACCGCTGAATTGATGTGCAAACCCGGCCGCTTCCTGGAAGCGATCCTCGCCCCTGGCTTCGAGCCGGAAGCCCTGGAATGGCTGACCACGAAGCCGACCTGGAAGAACAGCGTCCGACTCGTCGACCTCGGCGCTCCGATCGGTCCGACGACTCCGGCCCCTTCCGGCTGGGACCTCCGCCGGATCGAGGGGGGGATGCTCGCCCAGGGTTGGGACGAGCAGCAGACCGACCCGACGGCTGGGGAAGTCAAGACGAAGCGGACCCCGACCGCCGAGGAGCTGCGCGACCTCGACTTCGCCTGGAAGATCTGTGCGATGGTGAAGTCGAACGCGATCGTCGTCGCCAAGGGGGGCCGTCTCCTGGGCGTCGGCGCGGGGCAGATGAGTCGGCTGGATTCGGTCAGGATCGCTGTGGAGAAGGGGGGAGAGAGCGTTCGCGGAGGCGTGCTGGCCTCCGACGCCTTCTTCCCATTCCGCGATGGACCGGACGCCGCCGCGGCGGCCGGGATCACGGCGGTGATCCAGCCGGGAGGCTCGAAACGCGACGCCGAGACGATCGAGGCGTGCGACGAGCACGGAATGGCGATGATCTTCACCGGCCGTCGTCACTTCCGACATTGA
- a CDS encoding MBL fold metallo-hydrolase, whose amino-acid sequence MEDFNIDVVESAPYAQMSYVLWRPDRDDAIVVDPGFDSRTILDLLEHERRTPAAILNTHGHVDHIAGNAALKAAYPEAPLIIGRGDASMLADPRRNLSLPFGHPIVSPEADRLVDEGDRLELAGFSLLVRDVPGHSPGSVVFILDAEDPIVILGGDVLFAGSVGRTDFGGDAARDFEVLLSGIVAKLLPLGDEARVYPGHGGVTTLGSERRTNPFLRDYLARTKPQPSES is encoded by the coding sequence ATGGAGGATTTCAACATCGACGTGGTCGAATCGGCGCCGTACGCCCAGATGAGCTATGTCCTCTGGCGGCCCGATCGCGACGACGCGATCGTCGTGGATCCAGGGTTCGACTCGCGTACGATCCTTGATCTGCTCGAACACGAACGGCGGACGCCGGCGGCCATCCTCAACACGCACGGCCACGTCGATCACATCGCGGGCAACGCCGCGCTCAAAGCGGCCTACCCCGAGGCGCCGCTCATCATTGGGCGAGGCGACGCCTCCATGCTGGCCGATCCCCGCCGCAATCTCAGCCTCCCGTTCGGGCATCCCATCGTGAGCCCCGAGGCCGATCGACTCGTCGACGAGGGGGATCGTCTGGAACTGGCTGGCTTCTCCCTGCTCGTCCGCGACGTGCCCGGCCACAGCCCCGGCTCGGTGGTTTTCATCCTCGACGCCGAGGACCCGATCGTGATCCTGGGAGGCGACGTCCTCTTCGCCGGCTCGGTCGGCCGCACCGACTTCGGCGGCGACGCGGCTCGGGACTTCGAGGTCCTGCTCTCAGGCATCGTCGCCAAGCTTCTCCCACTGGGAGACGAGGCCCGCGTCTACCCCGGCCACGGCGGAGTAACCACCCTCGGCTCCGAACGTCGGACGAACCCGTTCCTTCGCGATTACCTCGCGCGGACCAAGCCTCAACCCTCGGAATCATGA
- a CDS encoding FHA domain-containing protein, with amino-acid sequence MKAELIPDNGDPPIPISRDVTIVGRRDVADVVIDHPSLSKRHCVLVKTDGLLVIRDLLTTNGTKVKGQRIRWAALLPGDKIALGAYKMRVYLGPDEAMAPSELHQKRAGKIADLRRAEETLRKIDPKPATRFGAFAAPSLEELPSSASCDELAIEPKARDLVDDDDSIIDLD; translated from the coding sequence ATGAAAGCTGAACTCATTCCCGACAACGGTGATCCGCCGATCCCGATCAGTCGTGACGTGACCATCGTGGGTCGTCGCGACGTTGCGGATGTCGTGATAGACCATCCCAGTCTGTCCAAGCGCCATTGCGTTCTGGTCAAGACCGACGGGCTGCTTGTGATCCGCGACCTCCTCACCACCAACGGCACCAAGGTGAAGGGGCAGCGAATCCGTTGGGCCGCCTTGCTCCCCGGCGACAAAATCGCGCTGGGCGCGTACAAGATGCGAGTCTACCTTGGGCCAGATGAGGCCATGGCTCCTTCCGAGCTTCATCAGAAGCGAGCCGGCAAGATCGCGGACCTGCGGCGAGCCGAGGAAACCCTCCGAAAGATCGATCCCAAACCGGCGACCCGCTTCGGAGCCTTTGCGGCGCCGTCCCTCGAGGAACTCCCCAGCAGCGCATCCTGCGACGAGCTGGCCATCGAGCCCAAAGCCCGCGATCTCGTCGACGACGACGATTCGATCATCGACCTCGACTAA